One Oryza glaberrima chromosome 11, OglaRS2, whole genome shotgun sequence genomic region harbors:
- the LOC127753963 gene encoding disease resistance protein Pik-2-like — protein MDLVVGASSEAVKSLTGKLGSLLAQEYTLIAGVRDDIQYINDELASMQAFLSKLKRRDDVDHDEQRQDWMKQVREVAYDIEDCVDDVGHRLGREPRGSGAAISFRRAWYLLTTLYQRRRIAADIGNLKLRAQHVSERRTRYGVENLQGNGGGGGSGSGLGVGANAPRDRLAPLPRLIGTMEPVGMDAAIDELQEWFSKGKDGTQQRYLAIVGFGGLGKTTLAMALYRKLGDEFDCRAFVLASQKFHLPTVLRSLVKQFHEKQADASEDTLHGIEGWGDEMLKKKLLEQLTGKRYHILIDDIWSVSAWENVRDSLPKSDKGSCVVVTTRFNSVAEACRRQQGHVHKLKQLDPESSRNLFLQIISANDLCPNRHINASIIMRICGGLPLAIVVVAGLIASKMKSKIDLTLDQHLVDVDEALSAELGSNLTTEGVAQIINHCYKNLPPDLKTCLLYLSTFPKGRSISRKHLIRRWIAEGFITEEHGKTAEEVAEDSLNELIGRNLIKPINNSSNGKVKSCQIHDMVLQYIVSKSSDENFITVIGGHWQTPFPSYKVRRLSVHKSDWQETEMVERMKLSHVRSLTVLESFSALHSTMLKFQILQVLDLDGCKDLSHSHQLKKICNMYQLKYLGLRRTDIDKIPKNIGRLEYLEVLDIRETNVTKLPTSFAKLQRMTHLLAGNKSKRTALKLTEEITKVVALQTLSGIEISGSSTLEEDREQSPDMAIRNSTPTRAEERDNTALHGPHKEDSKVDFPKQLRSLEALEKLINLKKLAIYKLVKFQAKDDELLLSAIEHLSSCSLKFLAIDDSFTGFLDSSLSSSQAPPEHLYTLELSGMLSKVPGWIDRLHNLEKLTLSLTSLKTGTLAVLSSLPELFSLTFSLHAADNYSNALKIMHKNTLESGGMIFVLDEGFEKLKLLRFAAPVLPSLSFLEGAMRQLQRLELRFRMVDYMYGLENLSKLQQVFLTVSSQAPEDTRAKTSHIKRLANMIQKANNSPNPSVVIDEYNELAKQ, from the exons ATggacctcgtcgtcggcgcgtCGAGCGAAGCCGTGAAGTCGCTCACCGGGAAGCTGGGCAGCCTCCTGGCGCAGGAGTACACCCTGATCGCCGGCGTCCGCGACGACATCCAGTACATCAACGACGAGCTGGCCAGCATGCAGGCCTTCCTCAGCAAGCTCAAGCGACGGGACGACGTCGACCACGACGAGCAGCGTCAGGACTGGATGAAGCAGGTGCGGGAGGTGGCCTACGACATCGAGGACTGCGTCGACGATGTCGGCCACCGCCTCGGCCGCGAGCCGCGGGGGAGCGGCGCGGCCATCTCCTTCCGGAGGGCGTGGTACCTTCTCACCACCCTCTACcagcgccgccgcatcgccgccgacaTCGGCAACCTCAAGCTCCGGGCGCAGCATGTCAGCGAGCGCCGCACCAGGTACGGGGTGGAGAACCTCCAgggcaatggtggtggtggcggcagcggcagcggcctcgGCGTCGGAGCCAACGCTCCTAGAGACCGTCTAGCTCCTCTTCCCCGGCTGATTGGCACCATGGAGCCTGTAGGAATGGATGCTGCCATTGATGAGCTCCAGGAGTGGTTCTCCAAAGGGAAGGATGGCACCCAGCAGAGGTACCTCGCCATTGTCGGGTTCGGTGGCCTTGGCAAGACCACCCTCGCCATGGCGTTGTACCGCAAGCTTGGGGACGAATTCGATTGCCGAGCATTCGTGCTCGCGTCGCAGAAGTTCCATCTCCCGACGGTTCTGAGAAGCCTTGTCAAGCAGTTCCATGAGAAGCAGGCAGACGCTTCTGAGGATACCCTCCATGGAATTGAGGGTTGGGGTGATGAAATGCTGAAGAAGAAGCTGCTTGAACAATTAACAGGCAAGAG GTACCATATCTTGATAGATGACATATGGTCTGTATCAGCATGGGAAAATGTCAGGGATTCATTGCCCAAGAGTGACAAGGGTAGCTGTGTGGTGGTGACTACTAGGTTTAACTCTGTAGCTGAAGCCTGCCGCCGTCAACAAGGTCATGTGCACAAGCTCAAACAGCTCGATCCAGAGAGCTCCCGCAATTTGTTTCTTCAGATAATATCTGCTAATGATCTGTGTCCCAATAGACACATTAATGCTAGCATTATCATGAGGATATGTGGGGGTCTGCCTTTGGCAATTGTAGTAGTAGCAGGGCTGATTGCTAGCAAAATGAAATCAAAGATTGATCTGACATTGGATCAGCATTTGGTTGATGTAGATGAGGCTTTAAGTGCAGAGTTGGGAAGCAATCTCACCACCGAAGGAGTAGCGCAAATAATTAACCACTGTTACAAAAATCTGCCACCTGATCTTAAGACATGCTTGCTGTACTTGAGCACATTTCCCAAGGGCCGCAGTATTAGCAGGAAGCATTTGATAAGAAGATGGATTGCTGAAGGATTCATTACTGAAGAGCATGGGAAGACTGCTGAGGAAGTTGCAGAAGACAGCCTCAATGAACTCATTGGCAGGAACTTGATAAAGCCTATCAACAACAGCAGCAACGGCAAGGTGAAGAGCTGTCAAATTCATGACATGGTTCTCCAGTACATTGTCTCCAAGTCTAGTGATGAGAATTTCATCACTGTTATTGGCGGCCACTGGCAGACACCATTTCCAAGCTACAAGGTACGGCGATTGTCTGTTCATAAAAGTGATTGGCAAGAAACAGAAATGGTAGAGAGGATGAAATTGTCTCATGTCCGATCCTTGACAGTATTGGAGAGTTTCAGTGCTCTTCATTCTACTATGCTCAAGTTCCAGATACTGCAGGTATTGGACCTTGATGGTTGCAAGGACTTGTCCCACTCACATCAGCTCAAGAAAATATGCAACATGTATCAGTTGAAATACCTGGGCCTGCGGCGGACAGATATTGACAAGATCCCGAAGAATATAGGAAGGCTGGAGTACTTGGAGGTACTTGACATTAGGGAGACAAATGTCACAAAGTTGCCTACATCATTTGCGAAGCTTCAGCGAATGACCCATCTACTTGCTGGCAACAAAAGCAAGCGGACAGCATTGAAATTAACTGAGGAAATTACAAAGGTCGTAGCTCTACAAACACTTTCTGGGATTGAGATCAGTGGAAGCTCAACTTTGGAAGAAGACCGGGAGCAGTCACCAGATATGGCCATCAGAAACTCTACACCCACCAGAGCCGAGGAAAGAGACAACACGGCTTTGCATGGTCCCCATAAAGAAGATAGCAAAGTGGACTTTCCAAAACAGCTTCgttcccttgaagctctggagAAGCTCATCAACCTTAAGAAACTTGCCATTTACAAGCTTGTAAAGTTCCAAGCTAAAGACGATGAGTTACTTCTCTCTGCTATTGAGCATTTGAGCAGTTGTTCCCTCAAGTTTCTTGCAATTGATGACAGTTTCACAGGTTTCCTTGACAGCTCACTGAGTTCTTCGCAAGCACCACCAGAACACCTGTACACCCTTGAGCTTTCTGGCATGTTGTCTAAAGTGCCTGGATGGATTGACCGCCTGCACAACCTTGAGAAGCTTACTCTGTCATTGACTTCACTTAAGACAGGTACTTTGGCGGTTCTGAGTAGCCTGCCTGAGTTATTCTCTCTCACTTTTTCACTCCATGCAGCAGACAATTATTCAAATGCTCTCAAAATAATGCATAAGAATACATTGGAGTCAGGAGGTATGATCTTTGTGCTAGATGAGGGATTTGAAAAGCTGAAGCTACTGCGTTTTGCGGCACCTGTGCTACCTTCTCTGAGCTTTCTAGAAGGGGCAATGCGGCAGCTTCAGAGGCTTGAGCTGAGGTTCAGAATGGTGGACTATATGTACGGTCTGGAAAACCTCTCAAAGCTGCAACAGGTATTTTTAACAGTCAGCAGCCAGGCACCTGAAGATACTAGGGCAAAGACATCTCATATCAAACGACTGGCAAACATGATTCAAAAGGCTAATAATTCCCCTAACCCCAGTGTGGTGATAGATGAGTACAACGAACTAGCAAAACAATGA
- the LOC127753814 gene encoding pentatricopeptide repeat-containing protein At4g19890 codes for MLARRRHGLVLRRRRLLPNLPPLSTAAISTPSPPPPPPPDATLDGDAPGDPGALAPDDAIASLPSVADSAGSAAALALFRRLASRPDLRRLMRLYVAAATAFVARGSLPMAHEVMRGMVAAFGEAGRLPEAADMVLEMRSHGLPLCVETANWVLRVGLETGSFVYARKVFDGMTRAGVCPDARSFRALVAVCCREGKVEEVDALLAAMWRCGFSLDNATCTMVVRSLCEKGRFKDVSEFFRRMLEMGTPPNVVNYTAWIDGLCKRRYVKQAFHVLEEMVGRGLKPNVYTHTTLIDGLCKIGWTERAFRLFLKLIKSSSYKPNVHTYTVMIGGYCREGKLARAEMLLVRMVEQGLKPNTNTYTTLIGGHCKGGSFDRAFELMNKMKQEGFLPNIYTYNAVIDGFCKKGKIQEAYKVLRMATSQGLKFDKITYTILITEHCKQGHITYALDLFDRMVENGCCPDIEAYTSLISTYCQQRQMEESQKLFDKCLMIGLVPTKQTYTSMIAGYCKVGRSTLALRVFERMVQNGCFADSITYGALISGLCKESRLEEAKALYEGMLDKRLVPCEVTRVTLTFEYCRREKTSIAVSVLDRLDKRQQAHTVDVVVRKLRALGDVDAASLFLKKVLDEDYAVDHATYTGFINSCYENNRYALASEMSEKFSKKISSFKEKR; via the coding sequence ATgctcgctcgccgtcgccatggcctcgtcctccgccgccgccgccttctccccaACCTCCCACCACTCTCCACCGCCGCTATCTCCACcccatctccgcctccgcctccgcctccggatGCTACCCTCGATGGTGACGCCCCCGGCGACCCCGGCGCGCTCGCCCCCGACGACGCCATCGCGTCCCTCCCCTCCGTGGCGGACTCCGCgggctccgcggcggcgctggcgctgtTCCGTCGCCTCGCGTCGCGCCCGGACCTGCGCCGCCTCATGCGGCTCTAcgtcgccgcggccaccgccttcGTCGCGAGGGGGAGCCTCCCGATGGCGCACGAGGTCATGCGGGGGATGGTGGCTGCCTTCGGCGAGGCCGGGAGGCTCCCCGAGGCCGCCGACATGGTCCTCGAGATGCGCAGCCACGGGCTCCCGCTCTGCGTCGAGACGGCGAACTGGGTGCTCAGGGTCGGGCTGGAGACCGGGAGCTTCGTGTACGCgcgcaaggtgttcgacggaatgaCGAGGGCCGGTGTGTGCCCCGACGCGCGCAGCTTCCGGGCGCTGGTCGCGGTGTGCTGCCGGGAGGGAAAGGTGGAGGAGGTTGACGCCTTGCTGGCAGCAATGTGGCGCTGTGGGTTCTCGCTGGATAACGCGACGTGCACGATGGTCGTGCGGTCGCTCTGTGAGAAGGGACGGTTCAAGGATGTGTCTGAGTTCTTCAGGAGGATGTTGGAGATGGGCACACCACCGAACGTGGTGAATTACACTGCATGGATTGATGGGCTGTGCAAGAGACGCTACGTGAAGCAAGCCTTCCATGTGCTGGAGGAGATGGTTGGAAGAGGGTTGAAGCCTAATGTGTACACGCACACAACGTTGATTGATGGTCTCTGCAAGATTGGGTGGACAGAGCGGGCGTTCCGGCTTTTCTTGAAGCTCATCAAGAGTAGCTCGTACAAGCCAAATGTCCACACGTACACTGTAATGATTGGAGGGTATTGCAGGGAGGGCAAACTTGCTCGTGCTGAGATGCTATTGGTGAGGATGGTTGAGCAGGGGTTGAAACCAAACACAAATACATACACTACGCTGATTGGTGGGCATTGCAAGGGGGGCAGTTTTGATCGTGCATTTGAACTGATGAATAAGATGAAGCAGGAAGGCTTCCTACCTAATATTTACACATACAATGCTGTTATTGATGGCTTCTGCAAGAAAGGAAAGATTCAAGAGGCTTACAAGGTGCTCCGAATGGCCACTAGTCAGGGGCTCAAGTTTGATAAGATAACATATACTATACTGATTACTGAGCACTGCAAACAAGGTCACATAACATATGCTCTAGATTTGTTCGATCGGATGGTGGAAAATGGTTGCTGTCCTGATATAGAAGCATACACTAGCCTCATTTCTACATATTGTCAGCAGAGACAAATGGAAGAAAGTCAGAAATTGTTTGACAAATGTCTTATGATAGGACTAGTGCCAACCAAACAAACGTATACATCAATGATTGCAGGGTACTGCAAAGTGGGAAGATCAACCTTGGCTTTGAGGGTCTTTGAAAGGATGGTTCAAAATGGATGTTTTGCGGACTCTATAACTTATGGTGCTCTAATAAGTGGTCTCTGCAAAGAATCGAGGCTAGAGGAAGCAAAGGCTTTATACGAAGGCATGCTTGATAAACGTTTGGTGCCATGTGAAGTAACTCGTGTCACTTTAACTTTTGAATATTGCAGGAGGGAGAAAACAAGCATTGCTGTATCAGTCTTGGATAGATTGGACAAACGGCAGCAGGCTCATACAGTAGATGTAGTAGTTAGAAAGCTCAGAGCCTTGGGAGATGTGGATGCTGCcagtctttttcttaaaaaagtttTGGACGAGGATTATGCTGTTGACCATGCAACTTATACTGGCTTCATCAATTcttgttatgaaaataataGATATGCCCTAGCTTCTGAAATGTCTGAAAAATTCTCAAagaaaatctctagctttaaagaaaaaagatga
- the LOC127753818 gene encoding LRR receptor kinase SERK2-like — protein MKLIAFGLLLLGYIQYFATPDSEVIALYEIRTMLNDSRGVLNGWNNNQVSPCYFPSISCNQDQKVISITLSSSGLSGFLSPSIGKLLYLQQLLLNDNNITGGIPQELGNLSSLTTLKLGGNSLNGSIPDSLGRLSKLQNLDMSKNLLIGNIPTSLSNLSSLNDINLADNNLSGEIPKRLLQVSHYSYIGNHLNCGQHLISCEGSNFNTGGSNNSTLKVVLASIAGAITLLVIIVLFLLWWQRMRHRSEIYSDVPGQHDHNLEFGQIKRFSWRELQIATNNFNEQNVLGKGGFGKVYKGVLSGPHGRKVAVKRLFEVEKPEGEIAFLREVELISIAVHKNILRLIGFCTTPTERLLVYPYMENLSVASRLRDIKLNEPALDWPTRVRIALGAARGLEYLHEHCNPKIIHRDVKAANVLLDGNFEAVVGDFGLAKMIDRERNTVTTGVRGTMGHIAPEYLKTGRPSVKTDIFGYGVMLLEIVTGERAVFPEFSEGDSEIMLNDQVKRLVQGGRLTDIVDHNLDNAYDLQGLEKMIQIALLCTHMEPHLRPAMSEVVQMLEGNVVPAEQWEEWQVAELARRHQHEMNQQRRLFSFSEESLNIQEAIQLSSGR, from the exons ATGAAACTAATAGCTTTTGGGTTGTTATTATTGGGGTATATACAATATTTTGCTACACCTGATTCCGAAG TCATAGCATTGTATGAAATAAGGACAATGCTCAATGACAGTCGCGGCGTACTGAATGGCTGGAATAATAATCAAGTTAGTCCCTGCTATTTTCCTTCCATCAGTTGTAATCAAGATCAAAAGGTCATTTCAAT AACTTTGAGCTCATCAGGATTATCTGGATTCTTGTCACCCAGCATTGGAAAGCTACTATATTTACAACAGCT ATTATTGAATGATAACAACATAACCGGAGGAATTCCACAAGAGTTAGGGAACCTATCAAGCTTAACAACACTAAAACTTGGAGGAAATAGCTTAAATGGTTCAATACCTGACTCTCTTGGCCGTCTTTCAAAACTCCAAAATCT GGACATGAGCAAAAATCTCTTAATCGGGAATATTCCAACTTCTTTGTCTAATCTCTCATCATTGAATGATAT CAATCTAGCAGACAACAATCTGAGCGGTGAAATACCCAAACGGTTGCTTCAGGTGTCTCACTACAG TTATATAGGTAACCATTTGAATTGTGGCCAACACTTGATTTCTTGTGAAGGAAGCAATTTTAATACAG GTGGATCAAATAACTCCACACTCAAGGTGGTTCTTGCAAGCATTGCTGGAGCAATAACTCTCCTTGTTATCATAGTACTATTTCTGCTATGGTGGCAAAGAATGCGCCACCGATCTGAAATATACAGTGATGTTCCAG GTCAACATGATCACAATCTAGAGTTTGGACAGATAAAGCGGTTCTCATGGCGAGAACTCCAAATTGCAACCAACAATTTCAATGAGCAAAATGTTCTTGGCAAGGGTGGTTTTGGTAAGGTGTACAAAGGAGTGCTTTCAGGTCCACACGGCAGAAAGGTTGCAGTTAAAAGACTGTTTGAAGTGGAAAAGCCTGAAGGGGAAATAGCTTTCCTGAGAGAAGTTGAATTGATAAGCATTGCTGTGCACAAGAACATATTAAGATTGATAGGATTCTGCACGACTCCAACAGAGCGACTCTTGGTCTACCCTTACATGGAGAATCTAAGTGTTGCTTCCCGTTTGAGAG ATATCAAACTAAATGAACCAGCATTAGATTGGCCAACAAGAGTGCGAATTGCCCTTGGCGCTGCCCGTGGCTTGGAATACCTTCATGAGCACTGCAACCCCAAGATTATCCACCGCGATGTCAAGGCAGCCAATGTCCTGCTTGATGGAAACTTTGAAGCAGTGGTAGGAGACTTTGGGTTGGCGAAGATGATAGACAGAGAGAGGAATACAGTTACGACCGGGGTTCGCGGGACAATGGGCCATATAGCTCCTGAGTACCTGAAGACAGGAAGGCCATCAGTGAAGACAGACATATTTGGATATGGTGTAATGTTGTTAGAAATAGTGACAGGAGAGCGTGCAGTGTTCCCTGAATTCTCGGAAGGAGACAGTGAGATCATGCTCAATGATCAA GTGAAAAGGTTGGTGCAAGGAGGACGATTGACAGACATTGTGGACCACAACCTGGACAATGCATACGATTTGCAAGGTCTGGAGAAGATGATCCAAATAGCACTCCTCTGCACTCATATGGAGCCTCATCTTCGCCCTGCTATGTCAGAGGTTGTGCAGATGCTGGAAGGCAATGTTGTCCCAGCGGAGCAATGGGAGGAGTGGCAGGTGGCTGAACTTGCCCGGCGGCATCAGCATGAGATGAACCAACAGCGCAGGCTGTTCAGCTTCAGTGAGGAGTCTCTCAATATCCAGGAAGCCATTCAGCTATCCAGTGGCAGATAA